The Punica granatum isolate Tunisia-2019 chromosome 4, ASM765513v2, whole genome shotgun sequence genome has a window encoding:
- the LOC116206277 gene encoding uncharacterized protein LOC116206277, which produces MRLTWSPERASKAYIETVTACKAYQESGVPELVSAMAAGWNSQLILETWARGRPIATSIGLAVSSSHTGGRHVCVVPDEQSRLEYVTIVGEVASATEVIVGEAEEAMQRMAGIDFMVVDCRQEDFGMLLRTARLGSRGAVLVCKNASSRVGSGFRWRSILDGGAPRRLVRSVFLPVGKGLDIAYVGTSGGGTSGSARKNSRWIKHIDRESGEEIIIRK; this is translated from the exons atgaggCTAACTTGGTCGCCGGAAAGAGCCTCAAAGGCCTACATAGAAACCGTTACCGCA TGCAAAGCTTACCAAGAATCGGGTGTTCCGGAGCTCGTCTCTGCCATGGCCGCTGGCTGGAACTCTCAGCTCATCTTGGAAACATGGGCTAGGGGTAGGCCCATAGCCACCAGCATCGGCCTCGCTGTCTCGAGCAGCCACACCGGCGGCAGGCATGTCTGCGTGGTCCCCGACGAGCAGTCGAGGTTAGAGTATGTTACTATCGTGGGAGAGGTGGCCTCTGCCACGGAAGTAATCGTTGGGGAGGCTGAGGAAGCCATGCAAAGGATGGCGGGGATAGACTTCATGGTCGTGGACTGCAGGCAGGAGGATTTCGGGATGCTGCTGAGGACTGCAAGATTGGGAAGCCGGGGGGCTGTGCTGGTCTGCAAGAACGCGAGCTCAAGGGTCGGGTCAGGTTTCCGGTGGCGGAGCATTCTCGATGGAGGCGCACCCCGCCGCCTCGTGAGATCGGTGTTCCTTCCAGTGGGTAAGGGGCTTGACATCGCATATGTAGGGACCAGCGGAGGTGGCACTTCTGGTTCGGCCAGGAAAAACAGCCGTTGGATCAAGCACATCGATCGGGAATCGGGTGAGGAGATCATCataagaaaatga
- the LOC116204581 gene encoding uncharacterized protein LOC116204581 isoform X2, protein MAATNASSQPAPLDQPVSTDELAAKAVNKRYEGLVMVRTKAVKGKGAWYWAYLEPVLVHNSDTGLPKAVKLRCSLCDAVFSASNPSRTASEHLKRGTCPNFSSLPKPISSLSPTGASLLPPPPGAASTPQPNDRKRSRGSSSAGAPSGTSYQVPPLTIIDPSRFDYPASAATTAAAGSPQQQHLVLSGGKDDLGALAMFEDSVKKLKSPKTSPGPALSKAQIDSALDSLADWVYESCGSVSFTSLEHPKFRAFLGQLGLPAISRREFAGARLDVKFQEARADAEARIRDAMFFQISSDGWKYRGNYAEDNHLVNLTVNLPNGSSLYRRAVFVSGSVPSNYAEEVLWETITGITGSNIRQCVGIVSDKFKAKALRTLESQNHWMVNLSCQFQGFTSLLKDFGKELPLFRTVTESCLKVASFVNNDSRVRKSFHKYQMQEHGHYGLIRVPAHIHQEANLQPVFTMFEDVFNSSRALQLVLLDESYKIVSMEDAVASEVAEMVQDTVFWNELEAAHSLVKLVKDMAQEIESERPLIGQCLPLWDELRLKIKDWCSKYHVPEGPVEKVVERRFRKNYHPAWAAAFILDPLYLIRDTSGKYLPPFKCLTPDQEKDVDKLITRLVSREEAHIALMELMKWRTEGLDPVYARAVQMKERDPITGKMRLANPQSSRLVWETYLTEFKSLGRVAVRLIFLHATSCGFSCNWSFLRWVSASARGSSRVGLDRAQKLVFLAAQAKLERRDFSSEDEKDAELFSPGNEFDRDIVALEMPP, encoded by the exons ATGGCGGCCACCAACGCTTCGTCGCAGCCTGCACCGCTGGACCAGCCTGTCTCCACCGACGAGCTGGCGGCTAAGGCCGTGAACAAGCGCTACGAGGGGCTGGTGATGGTCCGTACGAAGGCCGTCAAGGGGAAGGGCGCGTGGTACTGGGCGTACTTAGAGCCGGTCCTAGTACACAACAGCGACACCGGTCTCCCGAAAGCCGTCAAGCTCCGGTGCTCCCTCTGCGACGCCGTCTTCTCCGCCTCCAACCCTTCCCGAACGGCCTCCGAGCACCTCAAGCGCGGGACCTGCCCCAATTTCAGCTCCCTCCCAAAACCCATTTCCTCCCTCTCCCCCACCGGGGCATCCCTCCTCCCTCCGCCTCCTGGCGCGGCCTCGACTCCGCAGCCCAACGACCGCAAGCGGAGCAGGGGCTCCTCATCGGCTGGAGCGCCATCGGGGACGTCGTACCAGGTCCCACCCCTGACAATCATTGACCCCTCCCGTTTTGACTACCCGGCATCAGCCGCCACAACGGCGGCGGCCGGCAGTCCGCAACAGCAGCATTTGGTTCTGTCGGGCGGGAAGGACGACTTGGGTGCACTGGCCATGTTCGAGGACAGCGTGAAGAAGCTCAAGAGCCCCAAGACCTCTCCCGGTCCGGCCCTCAGTAAGGCCCAAATCGACAGTGCTCTCGATTCCTTAGCTGATTGGGTCTACGAGTCTTGCGGGTCGGTGTCCTTTACGAGCTTGGAGCACCCCAAGTTCAGAGCTTTCCTCGGTCAGCTCGGGTTACCGGCGATCTCAAGACGGGAATTTGCGGGTGCACGGCTGGACGTCAAGTTCCAGGAGGCAAGGGCCGACGCCGAGGCGAGAATAAGGGACGCCATGTTCTTTCAAATCTCTTCCGATGGGTGGAAATACAGAGGTAATTATGCTGAAGACAATCATTTAGTCAACTTGACTGTGAATCTCCCCAACGGGAGTAGTCTCTATAGAAGGGCTGTGTTTGTCAGCGGCTCGGTTCCTTCTAATTATGCCGAAGAGGTCCTGTGGGAGACGATCACCGGCATTACTGGGAGTAATATTCGGCAATGTGTAGGTATAGTTTCTGATAAGTTCAAGGCCAAGGCCTTGAGGACCTTGGAGAGTCAGAATCACTGGATGGTTAATCTCTCTTGTCAGTTTCAGGGTTTTACAAGCCTACTGAAAGATTTTGGGAAGGAGCTTCCTCTGTTCAGGACCGTGACAGAGAGCTGCCTTAAGGTTGCCAGTTTTGTGAACAACGACTCTCGAGTTCGGAAGAGTTTCCACAAGTACCAGATGCAGGAGCACGGACATTATGGGCTGATCCGGGTGCCTGCCCACATCCACCAAGAAGCGAACTTACAGCCCGTTTTCACAATGTTCGAAGATGTCTTCAACTCCTCCCGGGCGTTGCAGTTAGTTCTGCTCGATGAGTCATATAAGATAGTCTCCATGGAGGATGCAGTGGCTTCTGAAGTTGCGGAGATGGTTCAGGACACAGTCTTCTGGAACGAGCTCGAGGCAGCGCACTCACTGGTCAAGTTGGTCAAGGACATGGCCCAAGAGATTGAGTCTGAGAGGCCATTGATCGGGCAATGCCTTCCTTTGTGGGATGAGCTAAGGCTGAAGATTAAGGACTGGTGCTCGAAATATCATGTCCCTGAAGGCCCAGTGGAGAAGGTGGTGGAGAGGCGGTTTAGGAAGAACTACCACCCTGCTTGGGCAGCTGCATTTATTCTCGATCCACTCTACTTGATTCGAGACACGAGCGGGAAATATCTCCCACCATTCAAATGCTTGACTCCCGACCAAGAGAAGGATGTCGATAAGTTAATAACAAGGCTAGTCTCCAGGGAAGAAGCCCACATTGCACTGATGGAGCTCATGAAGTGGAGGACAGAGGGCCTTGATCCTGTCTATGCCCGAGCAGTGCAGATGAAGGAGCGGGACCCAATCACAGGGAAGATGAGGCTTGCAAACCCCCAGAGCAGTAGGCTTGTGTGGGAGACATATCTCACAGAGTTCAAGTCGCTTGGGAGAGTTGCGGTCAGGCTAATTTTTCTCCACGCAACTTCTTGTGGCTTCAGTTGCAACTGGTCATTCTTGAGGTGGGTCTCGGCTTCAGCCCGTGGGTCCTCAAGGGTGGGCTTGGACAGGGCTCAGAAGCTCGTATTCCTGGCTGCTCAGGCAAAGCTCGAGAGACGCGATTTTTCAAGCGAAGATGAGAAGGATGCGGAGTTGTTCTCTCCTGGAAATG AATTTGACAGGGATATTGTTGCACTGGAGATGCCTCCTTAA
- the LOC116205891 gene encoding IRK-interacting protein-like, with protein MTMAPPPPLSSPPSSSKSPPPPPSPAHPPGFSPIQEAARWRTEENRATAPQLQTPINRPPHPKKGRPSSSAAKKRAEQSGDDGEDGDVSVKCNKCRPHAREKITIVPLDNNGGGLGRHSLPSPNGILKSILSSLTKKSPRPGSDRSDTSSREEQWKIALAELSHKLIHATRRRDEAILEASRLKHSVAELERKLNKLEIYCQNLRSGLEECTSATGSSPFRPGKALNFPNEQAIDRFLVSVSEARSAVRVLSRSLTMQLRHIGPKVFDKLSQLLQPYDIKISPSQSPRTLIFYLEAILNRSFYEDFESARFEKNRAAPVLNPTERCEANLVSFNNLRGLTWDEVLSKGTKHFSEDFSRFCDRKMSEIVGMLGWARAWPEPLLQAFFGASKAVWLVHLLANSVHPGLPIMRVDSGVRFDSGYMEDMGADRARKLVPSTVRIMVATGFYVYSSVVKCKVLCRYYSSSTSSIGGGVSNFSTDERGIIIQSP; from the exons ATGACCATGGCTCCTCCTCCACCGCTTTCGtctcctccttcctcctccaaatctcctccccctcctccttctcctgCTCATCCTCCAGGGTTCTCTCCT ATTCAAGAAGCCGCCAGGTGGAGGACAGAGGAAAACAGAGCAACTGCGCCGCAGCTGCAGACCCCCATCAACCGCCCGCCCCACCCAAAGAAGGGCAGGCCCTCCTCTTCCGCCGCCAAGAAGCGGGCCGAGCAGAGCGGCGACGACGGGGAGGATGGCGACGTGTCGGTCAAGTGCAACAAGTGCCGCCCCCACGCTCGCGAGAAGATCACAATTGTCCCCCTCGACAATAACGGCGGCGGCCTTGGCCGCCACTCCCTCCCGTCCCCCAATGGGATCCTGAAATCGATCCTGTCCTCCCTCACCAAGAAGAGCCCCCGCCCCGGCTCCGACCGCTCGGACACTTCCTCTCGGGAGGAGCAGTGGAAGATTGCCCTCGCGGAGCTGTCCCACAAGCTCATCCACGCCACGCGGAGGCGGGATGAGGCCATTCTCGAGGCCTCCCGCCTCAAGCACTCCGTCGCCGAGCTCGAGCGCAAGCTCAACAAGCTCGAAATCTACTGCCAAAACCTCCGCTCCGGCCTCGAGGAATGCACCAGCGCCACTGGCAGTTCACCTTTCCGGCCAGGCAAGGCCTTGAATTTTCCAAACGAGCAAGCGATCGACCGGTTCCTCGTTTCAGTGTCGGAGGCCCGGTCCGCAGTTCGAGTCCTGAGCCGTTCCCTCACGATGCAGCTCCGACACATCGGGCCCAAGGTGTTCGACAAGCTCTCCCAATTACTCCAGCCCTACGACATCAAGATCTCGCCATCGCAGAGCCCGAGGACGCTCATCTTCTACCTCGAGGCCATCCTTAACCGGTCCTTCTACGAGGACTTCGAGTCTGCCCGGTTCGAGAAAAACCGAGCCGCACCCGTCCTCAACCCGACCGAGCGGTGCGAGGCGAACCTGGTGTCGTTTAACAACTTGCGTGGGCTCACGTGGGACGAGGTCCTGAGCAAAGGGACGAAGCACTTCAGCGAGGACTTCAGCCGGTTCTGCGATCGGAAGATGAGCGAGATCGTGGGCATGCTAGGGTGGGCCAGGGCATGGCCGGAGCCACTCCTACAGGCCTTCTTCGGGGCATCCAAAGCGGTATGGCTGGTCCACTTGCTGGCCAACTCAGTCCATCCAGGACTGCCCATCATGAGGGTCGATTCAGGGGTGAGGTTCGACTCCGGTTACATGGAGGACATGGGGGCGGACCGCGCGAGGAAGCTGGTCCCGAGTACAGTCCGGATCATGGTCGCGACAGGATTTTACGTCTATAGCAGCGTGGTGAAGTGCAAGGTTCTGTGCCGTTACTATAGTAGCAGCACCAGCAGCATAGGCGGTGGTGTTAGTAATTTTAGTACTGATGAGAGGGGCATAATAATCCAATCTCCTTAG
- the LOC116202338 gene encoding methylsterol monooxygenase 1-1, with amino-acid sequence MLPYGTIKDAEAALGRNLTFAESLWFHYSADKSDYFLYCHNILFLFLAFSLVPIPFICMELRRSDTFDRYKIQPKVRLTLSEVVKCYKDVLRMFFLVVGPLQLVSYPSIKMIQIRMGLPLPSGWEIMSQLLVYFLIEDYTNYWIHRFLHSKWAYEKIHHIHHEFTAPIGFAAPYAHWAEILVLGIPSFLGPALVPGHMITFWLWVALRQVEAIETHCGYNLPWSPTKYIPFYGGAEYHDYHHYVGEQSHSNFASVFTYCDYIYGTDKGYQYHKKLLSKLKEESRRGGDQNGEQFSYSDQDRKCD; translated from the exons ATGCTGCCTTACGGCACCATCAAAGACGCCGAGGCCGCCCTCGGCCGGAACCTCACGTTCGCGGAGTCCCTCTGGTTCCATTACTCCGCCGACAAGTCCGACTACTTCCTCTACTGCCACAACATCCTCTTCCTTTTCCTAGCCTTCTCCCTCGTCCCTATCCCCTTCATCTGCATGGAGCTCCGGCGTTCCGACACCTTCGACAGGTACAAGATCCAGCCCAAGGTCAGGCTCACCCTCTCTGAGGTGGTCAAGTGCTACAAGGACGTCCTCCGGATGTTCTTCCTCGTCGTGGGTCCCTTGCAGCTCGTGTCCTATCCTTCCATCAAG ATGATTCAAATTCGCATGGGATTGCCGTTACCATCCGGGTGGGAGATCATGTCTCAGTTGTTGGTTTACTTCTTGATAGAGGACTACACTAATTACTGGATCCACCGGTTCTTGCACTCCAAGTGGGCGTACGAGAAGATCCACCACATCCACCACGAGTTCACAGCCCCAATCGGGTTCGCGGCTCCTTATGCCCACTGGGCGGAAATCTTGGTGCTTGGGATCCCATCCTTTCTCGGGCCTGCCCTCGTTCCGGGCCACATGATCACCTTTTGGCTGTGGGTAGCTCTGAGGCAGGTTGAGGCCATTGAGACCCACTGTGG GTACAACTTGCCTTGGTCTCCCACGAAGTATATACCGTTCTATGGCGGGGCCGAGTACCATGATTACCATCACTATGTTGGAGAACAAAGTCATAGCAATTTTGCTTCGGTCTTCACTTACTGTGACTATATCTATGGAACCGACAAG GGTTATCAGTACCACAAGAAGCTCCTCAGCAAG TTGAAGGAAGAGTCGAGAAGGGGCGGCGATCAGAATGGAGAACAGTTCAGTTATTCTGACCAGGATCGCAAGTGCGATTAG
- the LOC116206276 gene encoding peptidyl-tRNA hydrolase ICT1, mitochondrial — translation MAVFRTSTSLILREVFSRPIYSSAAAIRIVPTPLSRFCPTLRSPRRGFSFSRICYAASEPADGKKASARLSQMQQLLQEAEERALSAGNEPTPKITLDHVSVSFARSGGPGGQNVNKVNTKVDMRFNVKNAYWLSDRIRERIMQMEKNRINKDGEIVISSTKTRTQKGNIEDALGKLQAIIDAASYVPPPPSEEQKKKIARMAAIGEQKRLKSKKVLSDKKAFRRSRGSWD, via the exons ATGGCGGTCTTCAGAACAAGCACCAGCTTGATCCTTAGAGAAGTCTTCAGTAGACCGATTTACTCGTCCGCTGCTGCAATTCGGATCGTCCCCACCCCCTTGAGCCGATTCTGTCCGACCTTGCGATCCCCGCGGCGTGGATTCAGCTTTAGCCGGATTTGCTACGCCGCATCCGAACCGGCCGATGGGAAGAAGGCGTCGGCCCGGCTCTCGCAGATGCAGCAGCTCCTGCAGGAGGCCGAGGAGCGAGCTCTCTCGGCTGGCAACGAACCGACTCCTAAAATCACTCTCG ATCATGTCAGCGTGAGCTTTGCAAGGAGTGGTGGACCCGGTGGTCAGAATGTGAACAAAG TGAACACCAAGGTTGATATGCGCTTCAATGTTAAGAATGCCTACTGGCTAAGCGATAGGATAAGGGAGAGGATAATGCAAATG GAAAAGAACCGGATAAACAAGGATGGGGAGATTGTGATATCTTCCACAAAAACTAGAACACAAAA GGGGAACATTGAAGATGCTCTGGGAAAGTTACAG GCGATCATCGATGCTGCTTCCTATGtcccaccaccaccatcagaggagcagaagaagaaaatcGCGCGGAT GGCTGCCATTGGAGAGCAGAAACGGCTAAAGAGCAAAAAGGTGCTTTCAGATAAAAAGGCATTTCGAAGAAGCCGAGGCAGCTGGGATTGA
- the LOC116204581 gene encoding uncharacterized protein LOC116204581 isoform X1, protein MAATNASSQPAPLDQPVSTDELAAKAVNKRYEGLVMVRTKAVKGKGAWYWAYLEPVLVHNSDTGLPKAVKLRCSLCDAVFSASNPSRTASEHLKRGTCPNFSSLPKPISSLSPTGASLLPPPPGAASTPQPNDRKRSRGSSSAGAPSGTSYQVPPLTIIDPSRFDYPASAATTAAAGSPQQQHLVLSGGKDDLGALAMFEDSVKKLKSPKTSPGPALSKAQIDSALDSLADWVYESCGSVSFTSLEHPKFRAFLGQLGLPAISRREFAGARLDVKFQEARADAEARIRDAMFFQISSDGWKYRGNYAEDNHLVNLTVNLPNGSSLYRRAVFVSGSVPSNYAEEVLWETITGITGSNIRQCVGIVSDKFKAKALRTLESQNHWMVNLSCQFQGFTSLLKDFGKELPLFRTVTESCLKVASFVNNDSRVRKSFHKYQMQEHGHYGLIRVPAHIHQEANLQPVFTMFEDVFNSSRALQLVLLDESYKIVSMEDAVASEVAEMVQDTVFWNELEAAHSLVKLVKDMAQEIESERPLIGQCLPLWDELRLKIKDWCSKYHVPEGPVEKVVERRFRKNYHPAWAAAFILDPLYLIRDTSGKYLPPFKCLTPDQEKDVDKLITRLVSREEAHIALMELMKWRTEGLDPVYARAVQMKERDPITGKMRLANPQSSRLVWETYLTEFKSLGRVAVRLIFLHATSCGFSCNWSFLRWVSASARGSSRVGLDRAQKLVFLAAQAKLERRDFSSEDEKDAELFSPGNGEDDVLNEVLVDAPSAI, encoded by the exons ATGGCGGCCACCAACGCTTCGTCGCAGCCTGCACCGCTGGACCAGCCTGTCTCCACCGACGAGCTGGCGGCTAAGGCCGTGAACAAGCGCTACGAGGGGCTGGTGATGGTCCGTACGAAGGCCGTCAAGGGGAAGGGCGCGTGGTACTGGGCGTACTTAGAGCCGGTCCTAGTACACAACAGCGACACCGGTCTCCCGAAAGCCGTCAAGCTCCGGTGCTCCCTCTGCGACGCCGTCTTCTCCGCCTCCAACCCTTCCCGAACGGCCTCCGAGCACCTCAAGCGCGGGACCTGCCCCAATTTCAGCTCCCTCCCAAAACCCATTTCCTCCCTCTCCCCCACCGGGGCATCCCTCCTCCCTCCGCCTCCTGGCGCGGCCTCGACTCCGCAGCCCAACGACCGCAAGCGGAGCAGGGGCTCCTCATCGGCTGGAGCGCCATCGGGGACGTCGTACCAGGTCCCACCCCTGACAATCATTGACCCCTCCCGTTTTGACTACCCGGCATCAGCCGCCACAACGGCGGCGGCCGGCAGTCCGCAACAGCAGCATTTGGTTCTGTCGGGCGGGAAGGACGACTTGGGTGCACTGGCCATGTTCGAGGACAGCGTGAAGAAGCTCAAGAGCCCCAAGACCTCTCCCGGTCCGGCCCTCAGTAAGGCCCAAATCGACAGTGCTCTCGATTCCTTAGCTGATTGGGTCTACGAGTCTTGCGGGTCGGTGTCCTTTACGAGCTTGGAGCACCCCAAGTTCAGAGCTTTCCTCGGTCAGCTCGGGTTACCGGCGATCTCAAGACGGGAATTTGCGGGTGCACGGCTGGACGTCAAGTTCCAGGAGGCAAGGGCCGACGCCGAGGCGAGAATAAGGGACGCCATGTTCTTTCAAATCTCTTCCGATGGGTGGAAATACAGAGGTAATTATGCTGAAGACAATCATTTAGTCAACTTGACTGTGAATCTCCCCAACGGGAGTAGTCTCTATAGAAGGGCTGTGTTTGTCAGCGGCTCGGTTCCTTCTAATTATGCCGAAGAGGTCCTGTGGGAGACGATCACCGGCATTACTGGGAGTAATATTCGGCAATGTGTAGGTATAGTTTCTGATAAGTTCAAGGCCAAGGCCTTGAGGACCTTGGAGAGTCAGAATCACTGGATGGTTAATCTCTCTTGTCAGTTTCAGGGTTTTACAAGCCTACTGAAAGATTTTGGGAAGGAGCTTCCTCTGTTCAGGACCGTGACAGAGAGCTGCCTTAAGGTTGCCAGTTTTGTGAACAACGACTCTCGAGTTCGGAAGAGTTTCCACAAGTACCAGATGCAGGAGCACGGACATTATGGGCTGATCCGGGTGCCTGCCCACATCCACCAAGAAGCGAACTTACAGCCCGTTTTCACAATGTTCGAAGATGTCTTCAACTCCTCCCGGGCGTTGCAGTTAGTTCTGCTCGATGAGTCATATAAGATAGTCTCCATGGAGGATGCAGTGGCTTCTGAAGTTGCGGAGATGGTTCAGGACACAGTCTTCTGGAACGAGCTCGAGGCAGCGCACTCACTGGTCAAGTTGGTCAAGGACATGGCCCAAGAGATTGAGTCTGAGAGGCCATTGATCGGGCAATGCCTTCCTTTGTGGGATGAGCTAAGGCTGAAGATTAAGGACTGGTGCTCGAAATATCATGTCCCTGAAGGCCCAGTGGAGAAGGTGGTGGAGAGGCGGTTTAGGAAGAACTACCACCCTGCTTGGGCAGCTGCATTTATTCTCGATCCACTCTACTTGATTCGAGACACGAGCGGGAAATATCTCCCACCATTCAAATGCTTGACTCCCGACCAAGAGAAGGATGTCGATAAGTTAATAACAAGGCTAGTCTCCAGGGAAGAAGCCCACATTGCACTGATGGAGCTCATGAAGTGGAGGACAGAGGGCCTTGATCCTGTCTATGCCCGAGCAGTGCAGATGAAGGAGCGGGACCCAATCACAGGGAAGATGAGGCTTGCAAACCCCCAGAGCAGTAGGCTTGTGTGGGAGACATATCTCACAGAGTTCAAGTCGCTTGGGAGAGTTGCGGTCAGGCTAATTTTTCTCCACGCAACTTCTTGTGGCTTCAGTTGCAACTGGTCATTCTTGAGGTGGGTCTCGGCTTCAGCCCGTGGGTCCTCAAGGGTGGGCTTGGACAGGGCTCAGAAGCTCGTATTCCTGGCTGCTCAGGCAAAGCTCGAGAGACGCGATTTTTCAAGCGAAGATGAGAAGGATGCGGAGTTGTTCTCTCCTGGAAATGGTGAGGACGATGTGCTTAATGAGGTTCTTGTTGATGCGCCCTCAGC AATTTGA